In a genomic window of Homo sapiens chromosome Y genomic patch of type FIX, GRCh38.p14 PATCHES HG1532_PATCH:
- the TSPY3 gene encoding testis-specific Y-encoded protein 3, whose protein sequence is MRPEGSLTYRVPERLRQGFCGVGRAAQALVCASAKEGTAFRMEAVQEGAAGVESEQAALGEEAVLLLDDIMAEVEVVAEEEGLVERREEAQRAQQAVPGPGPMTPESALEELLAVQVELEPVNAQARKAFSRQREKMERRRKPHLDRRGAVIQSVPGFWANVIANHPQMSALITDEDEDMLSYMVSLEVEEEKHPVHLCKIMLFFRSNPYFQNKVITKEYLVNITEYRASHSTPIEWYPDYEVEAYRRRHHNSSLNFFNWFSDHNFAGSNKIAEILCKDLWRNPLQYYKRMKPPEEGTETSGDSQLLS, encoded by the exons ATGCGCCCTGAGGGCTCGCTGACCTACCGGGTGCCAGAGAGGCTGCGGCAGGGTTTCTGTGGCGTGGGTCGGGCAgcacaggccttggtgtgtgcgAGTGCCAAGGAGGGCACCGCCTTCAGGATGGAGGCTGTGCAGGAGGGGGCGGCCGGGGTGGAGAGTGAGCAGGCGGCTTTGGGGGAGGAGGCGGTGCTGCTGTTGGATGACATAATggcggaggtggaggtggtggcggAGGAGGAGGGCCTCGTGGAGCGGCGGGAGGAGGCCCAGCGGGCACAGCaggctgtgcctggccctgggcccaTGACCCCAGAGTCTGCACTGGAGGAGCTGCTGGCCGTTCAGGTGGAGCTGGAGCCGGTTAATGCCCAAGCCAGGAAGGCCTTTTCTCGGCAGCGGGAAAAGATGGAGCGGAGGCGCAAGCCCCACCTAGACCGCAGAGGCGCCGTCATCCAGAGCGTCCCTGGCTTCTGGGCCAATGTT ATTGCAAACCACCCCCAGATGTCAGCCCTGATCACTGACGAAGATGAAGACATGCTGAGCTACATGGTCAGCCTGGAG GTGGAAGAAGAGAAGCATCCTGTTCATCTCTGCAAGATCATGTTGTTCTTTCGGAGTAACCCCTACTTCCAGAATAAAGTGATTACCAAGGAATATCTGGTGAACATCACAG AATACAGGGCTTCTCATTCCACTCCAATTGAGTGGTATCCGGATTATGAAGTGGAGGCCTATCGCCGCAGACACCACAACAGCAGCCTTAACTTCTTCAACTGGTTCTCTGACCACAACTTCGCAGGATCTAACAAGATTGCTGAG ATCCTATGTAAGGACCTGTGGCGCAATCCCCTGCAATACTACAAGAGGATGAAGCCACCTGAAGAGGGAACAGAGACGTCAG GGGACTCCCAGTTGTTGAGTTGA
- the TSPY3 gene encoding testis-specific Y-encoded protein 3 isoform X1 yields MRPEGSLTYRVPERLRQGFCGVGRAAQALVCASAKEGTAFRMEAVQEGAAGVESEQAALGEEAVLLLDDIMAEVEVVAEEEGLVERREEAQRAQQAVPGPGPMTPESALEELLAVQVELEPVNAQARKAFSRQREKMERRRKPHLDRRGAVIQSVPGFWANVIANHPQMSALITDEDEDMLSYMVSLEVEEEKHPVHLCKIMLFFRSNPYFQNKVITKEYLVNITEYRASHSTPIEWYPDYEVEAYRRRHHNSSLNFFNWFSDHNFAGSNKIAESPDRSYVRTCGAIPCNTTRG; encoded by the exons ATGCGCCCTGAGGGCTCGCTGACCTACCGGGTGCCAGAGAGGCTGCGGCAGGGTTTCTGTGGCGTGGGTCGGGCAgcacaggccttggtgtgtgcgAGTGCCAAGGAGGGCACCGCCTTCAGGATGGAGGCTGTGCAGGAGGGGGCGGCCGGGGTGGAGAGTGAGCAGGCGGCTTTGGGGGAGGAGGCGGTGCTGCTGTTGGATGACATAATggcggaggtggaggtggtggcggAGGAGGAGGGCCTCGTGGAGCGGCGGGAGGAGGCCCAGCGGGCACAGCaggctgtgcctggccctgggcccaTGACCCCAGAGTCTGCACTGGAGGAGCTGCTGGCCGTTCAGGTGGAGCTGGAGCCGGTTAATGCCCAAGCCAGGAAGGCCTTTTCTCGGCAGCGGGAAAAGATGGAGCGGAGGCGCAAGCCCCACCTAGACCGCAGAGGCGCCGTCATCCAGAGCGTCCCTGGCTTCTGGGCCAATGTT ATTGCAAACCACCCCCAGATGTCAGCCCTGATCACTGACGAAGATGAAGACATGCTGAGCTACATGGTCAGCCTGGAG GTGGAAGAAGAGAAGCATCCTGTTCATCTCTGCAAGATCATGTTGTTCTTTCGGAGTAACCCCTACTTCCAGAATAAAGTGATTACCAAGGAATATCTGGTGAACATCACAG AATACAGGGCTTCTCATTCCACTCCAATTGAGTGGTATCCGGATTATGAAGTGGAGGCCTATCGCCGCAGACACCACAACAGCAGCCTTAACTTCTTCAACTGGTTCTCTGACCACAACTTCGCAGGATCTAACAAGATTGCTGAG TCCCCTGACAGATCCTATGTAAGGACCTGTGGCGCAATCCCCTGCAATACTACAAGAGGATGA
- the TSPY3 gene encoding testis-specific Y-encoded protein 3 isoform X2: MRPEGSLTYRVPERLRQGFCGVGRAAQALVCASAKEGTAFRMEAVQEGAAGVESEQAALGEEAVLLLDDIMAEVEVVAEEEGLVERREEAQRAQQAVPGPGPMTPESALEELLAVQVELEPVNAQARKAFSRQREKMERRRKPHLDRRGAVIQSVPGFWANVIANHPQMSALITDEDEDMLSYMVSLEVEEEKHPVHLCKIMLFFRSNPYFQNKVITKEYLVNITGLLIPLQLSGIRIMKWRPIAADTTTAALTSSTGSLTTTSQDLTRLLRSYVRTCGAIPCNTTRG; this comes from the exons ATGCGCCCTGAGGGCTCGCTGACCTACCGGGTGCCAGAGAGGCTGCGGCAGGGTTTCTGTGGCGTGGGTCGGGCAgcacaggccttggtgtgtgcgAGTGCCAAGGAGGGCACCGCCTTCAGGATGGAGGCTGTGCAGGAGGGGGCGGCCGGGGTGGAGAGTGAGCAGGCGGCTTTGGGGGAGGAGGCGGTGCTGCTGTTGGATGACATAATggcggaggtggaggtggtggcggAGGAGGAGGGCCTCGTGGAGCGGCGGGAGGAGGCCCAGCGGGCACAGCaggctgtgcctggccctgggcccaTGACCCCAGAGTCTGCACTGGAGGAGCTGCTGGCCGTTCAGGTGGAGCTGGAGCCGGTTAATGCCCAAGCCAGGAAGGCCTTTTCTCGGCAGCGGGAAAAGATGGAGCGGAGGCGCAAGCCCCACCTAGACCGCAGAGGCGCCGTCATCCAGAGCGTCCCTGGCTTCTGGGCCAATGTT ATTGCAAACCACCCCCAGATGTCAGCCCTGATCACTGACGAAGATGAAGACATGCTGAGCTACATGGTCAGCCTGGAG GTGGAAGAAGAGAAGCATCCTGTTCATCTCTGCAAGATCATGTTGTTCTTTCGGAGTAACCCCTACTTCCAGAATAAAGTGATTACCAAGGAATATCTGGTGAACATCACAG GGCTTCTCATTCCACTCCAATTGAGTGGTATCCGGATTATGAAGTGGAGGCCTATCGCCGCAGACACCACAACAGCAGCCTTAACTTCTTCAACTGGTTCTCTGACCACAACTTCGCAGGATCTAACAAGATTGCTGAG ATCCTATGTAAGGACCTGTGGCGCAATCCCCTGCAATACTACAAGAGGATGA